From the genome of Devriesea agamarum, one region includes:
- a CDS encoding glycoside hydrolase family 125 protein, translated as MVQLNVDLLDEVRDRVSEVTGSEEIAHRVVSYLRNTTETTVTVDEDGTTFVITGDIPAMWLRDSAAQLRPLLYLAQGRPEIQQLIGGLLRRHWQYIALDPYANAFNRTADGKHWDDDDTDVVSDWIWERKFELDSLSYGLDLAHALWRATEYTGFVDENFRVAAQNILTVIEREQDHEERSQYYFRRAGVPAQDTLSRDGRGSLVVPTGMVWSGFRPSDDACELGYNVPGNFYLARALDALVQIATEVLKDEELAAQARVKSREIRGGLAAHAMVDGPGGETILAYEVDGQGAHVVMDDANVPSLLSLPYLGCIDIEDPVYSATRRVVLSSHNPYYYQGEQLQGVGSPHTPPDHVWPIALAIQGLTSTDAEEQRRLLDLMMATDGGTGMMHEGVHVNEPATFTREWFSWSNMMFTELALVHAGFRIPGVSPAYQPHA; from the coding sequence TTGGTTCAGCTCAATGTCGATCTGCTCGACGAAGTCCGCGATCGTGTGTCCGAGGTGACCGGTAGTGAGGAGATTGCGCACAGGGTCGTCAGCTACCTGCGCAACACCACCGAAACCACCGTCACCGTGGACGAGGATGGGACGACGTTCGTCATCACCGGAGATATTCCGGCGATGTGGCTGCGCGATTCGGCGGCGCAGCTGCGACCCCTGCTTTACCTGGCCCAGGGGCGTCCTGAGATTCAGCAGCTCATCGGAGGTCTGCTCCGAAGGCATTGGCAGTACATTGCGCTGGATCCATACGCCAATGCATTCAACCGTACGGCGGACGGCAAGCACTGGGACGACGACGATACCGATGTCGTCTCCGATTGGATTTGGGAACGAAAGTTTGAACTCGACTCTTTGAGCTACGGCTTGGATTTGGCCCATGCTTTATGGCGCGCCACCGAATACACCGGCTTTGTTGACGAGAACTTCCGGGTAGCTGCGCAGAACATTCTGACCGTCATTGAGCGGGAACAGGATCATGAAGAACGCAGCCAGTACTATTTCCGCCGCGCCGGAGTTCCGGCACAGGACACCTTAAGCCGCGACGGGCGGGGCTCATTGGTAGTGCCCACCGGCATGGTGTGGTCCGGCTTCCGTCCGAGCGATGACGCTTGCGAACTGGGCTATAACGTGCCCGGGAACTTTTACCTCGCGCGGGCTCTCGATGCGCTGGTGCAGATCGCAACCGAGGTGTTGAAGGATGAAGAGCTTGCAGCTCAGGCGCGAGTGAAATCCCGCGAGATTCGAGGCGGACTAGCCGCACATGCGATGGTGGACGGCCCAGGCGGGGAGACCATCCTCGCCTACGAGGTCGATGGTCAGGGTGCGCATGTGGTGATGGATGACGCCAATGTGCCGAGTTTGCTCTCGCTGCCCTATCTCGGCTGCATTGATATTGAAGATCCCGTCTACAGTGCCACCCGGCGGGTGGTGCTCAGCTCTCACAATCCGTATTACTACCAGGGTGAGCAGCTGCAAGGTGTCGGATCCCCGCATACTCCGCCCGATCACGTGTGGCCGATTGCCCTGGCGATTCAGGGGCTCACCAGTACGGATGCCGAGGAGCAGCGCCGTCTTCTCGACCTTATGATGGCAACCGACGGCGGAACCGGGATGATGCATGAGGGTGTTCACGTCAATGAGCCGGCGACGTTCACCCGGGAATGGTTTTCCTGGTCGAATATGATGTTCACTGAGCTCGCCCTGGTTCATGCCGGTTTCCGGATCCCAGGGGTGAGTCCGGCATATCAGCCTCATGCGTGA
- a CDS encoding NAD(P)/FAD-dependent oxidoreductase: MTVFFSHKRRTVPAKDGASWPHVIVVGGGFAGASLVQALRDTRVRVTLIDRNVYKTFQPLLYQVATAGLNPGDVTMFLRGLSLKLPNMRYWQGELTGIDQASQEVVLRDGTRMHYDQLVIATGATTNFFHTTGGEEHAMPMYTRSQALAIRDRIFAELERASRSRGQDHLCVSIVGGGPTGVEIAGALADFRMQELDILYPEMDPGTLEISIIQRGADLLKPYRENFRQYAADELRARGVVLRTGHGVKEVGYDYVVLDNDEIVESDITIWAAGVSATPDVKNWGLPQGKGGRIETDEHCRVSGTQNIYAAGDIAAMPEVLPQLAQPAIQTGQHIAKVIRATLRGEEPPAFSYRDFGTMATIGRHAAIAQIPGAPDLSGSIGWVAWIAIHVKSLIGHRNRRAVLMNLLSLYSGNRHTHQPNPVVGEINSEEAAAIYEAMRDLRRFGGDKR, from the coding sequence ATGACCGTCTTTTTCTCGCACAAGCGCCGCACGGTTCCAGCCAAGGACGGAGCATCTTGGCCGCACGTGATCGTCGTCGGCGGTGGTTTCGCCGGAGCGTCCCTGGTGCAAGCCCTGCGCGATACGCGGGTGCGTGTCACTCTGATCGACCGCAACGTGTACAAAACCTTCCAGCCGCTGCTGTACCAGGTAGCGACCGCCGGGTTGAACCCGGGCGATGTCACCATGTTTTTGCGCGGGCTCTCCCTGAAACTGCCCAATATGCGCTACTGGCAGGGTGAACTCACCGGCATTGACCAAGCCTCCCAGGAAGTTGTCCTTCGCGACGGCACTCGGATGCATTACGACCAGCTGGTGATCGCCACTGGCGCCACCACGAACTTCTTCCACACCACGGGTGGCGAAGAACACGCCATGCCGATGTACACCCGCTCTCAGGCGCTCGCTATCCGCGACCGCATCTTCGCCGAGCTGGAGCGTGCCTCCCGCAGCCGCGGGCAAGACCATCTGTGCGTGTCCATTGTGGGCGGCGGCCCCACCGGGGTAGAGATCGCTGGCGCTTTAGCGGATTTCCGTATGCAAGAGCTGGACATCCTCTACCCGGAGATGGATCCGGGCACCCTGGAAATTTCCATTATTCAGCGCGGGGCCGATCTGCTGAAGCCGTACCGCGAAAACTTCCGCCAGTATGCAGCTGATGAATTGCGTGCCCGCGGCGTCGTTTTGCGTACCGGCCACGGGGTGAAAGAAGTCGGGTACGACTACGTGGTTTTGGATAACGACGAAATCGTAGAATCCGACATCACGATTTGGGCTGCGGGCGTGTCGGCGACTCCAGACGTGAAGAACTGGGGCCTGCCGCAGGGCAAAGGCGGCCGGATCGAAACCGATGAGCATTGCCGGGTGAGCGGTACGCAGAACATTTACGCCGCGGGTGACATCGCGGCCATGCCCGAGGTGCTGCCTCAGCTGGCTCAGCCCGCTATCCAAACTGGTCAGCACATCGCCAAGGTGATCCGCGCAACGCTTCGCGGCGAGGAGCCCCCGGCGTTTTCTTACCGAGACTTCGGCACGATGGCCACGATTGGTCGGCATGCTGCAATCGCTCAGATTCCCGGTGCTCCTGACCTGTCTGGGTCGATTGGCTGGGTCGCCTGGATCGCGATTCACGTGAAGTCCCTGATTGGGCATCGCAACCGGCGCGCCGTCCTGATGAACCTGCTGTCCTTGTATTCGGGGAATCGACACACGCACCAGCCGAACCCGGTGGTCGGTGAGATTAATTCCGAGGAGGCGGCGGCTATCTACGAGGCGATGCGGGATCTGCGGCGGTTCGGCGGCGATAAGAGGTAA